One Burkholderia cepacia genomic window carries:
- a CDS encoding phosphate/phosphite/phosphonate ABC transporter substrate-binding protein, translated as MSQWIAALPMYNVTPRHDALWRALLRDALDAFANAGGPADVALPAEPFGELPSFWRRDDLLLSQTCGYPYRMLGLGDAVRLIATPAFDVEGCDGAQYRSVLVVSARAHAGGATTLAACRGVRAAFNGEDSHSGMNAFRHAVAPHARGGRFFASAAPFGSHLNVLRALAAEEADCAAIDCVTFAYVRDALPGLLHGVRAIGVTAPAPGLPLIASRALGAAQAVLLRDALDYAVAVDAERARVLRLRGFERLAPDDYAAIERFATEAAALGYPALG; from the coding sequence ATGAGCCAATGGATCGCCGCCCTGCCGATGTACAACGTGACGCCGCGCCACGATGCGCTGTGGCGCGCGCTGCTGCGCGACGCGCTTGATGCGTTCGCCAACGCGGGCGGGCCCGCCGACGTCGCGCTGCCCGCCGAACCGTTCGGCGAGCTGCCGTCCTTCTGGCGACGCGACGATCTGCTGCTGTCGCAGACCTGCGGCTACCCGTACCGGATGCTCGGGCTCGGCGATGCCGTGCGGCTGATCGCGACGCCCGCTTTCGACGTGGAAGGCTGCGACGGCGCGCAATACCGCAGCGTGCTGGTCGTGTCGGCGCGCGCCCATGCGGGCGGCGCGACGACGCTCGCCGCCTGCCGGGGGGTGCGGGCCGCATTCAATGGCGAAGACTCCCACAGCGGGATGAACGCATTCCGGCATGCGGTCGCGCCGCATGCGCGCGGCGGGCGCTTCTTCGCGTCGGCGGCGCCGTTCGGTTCGCACCTGAACGTGCTGCGCGCACTGGCTGCGGAAGAGGCGGATTGCGCGGCGATCGACTGCGTGACGTTTGCATACGTGCGCGACGCGCTGCCCGGCTTGCTGCACGGCGTGCGCGCGATCGGCGTGACCGCGCCGGCGCCGGGCCTGCCGCTGATCGCGTCGCGCGCGCTCGGCGCTGCGCAGGCGGTGCTGTTGCGCGACGCGCTCGATTATGCCGTCGCGGTTGATGCCGAGCGCGCGCGCGTGCTGCGGTTGCGCGGGTTCGAGCGCCTCGCGCCGGACGACTACGCGGCGATCGAACGGTTCGCGACCGAGGCCGCGGCGCTCGGCTACCCTGCGCTGGGTTGA
- the dbpA gene encoding ATP-dependent RNA helicase DbpA — MTQPTATPFSALPLTPATLANLAQLGYVDMTPIQAASLPIALAGQDLIAQAKTGSGKTAAFSLALLARLDARRFDVQAMILCPTRELADQVAQEVRRLARAEENVKVLTLCGGTPMRPQAQSLEHGAHIVVGTPGRIMDHLDRGNLKLDALNTLVLDEADRMLDMGFFDDIAKVARMCPTTRQTLLFSATYPDGIAKLSQQFLRNPKEVKLEERHDNSKIRQRFYEVTENERLHAVGQLLNHYRPVSTIAFCNTKQQCRDLLDVLHAQGFHALALHGELDQRERDQVLIQFANRSCSVLVATDVAARGLDIAQLEAVINVDVTPDPEVHVHRIGRTGRADQDGWALSLASMDEMGRVGAIEQAQKRDVEWHPLAELKADANEPLLPPMETLQILGGRKDKIRPGDVLGALTGDAGFDGKQIGKINVTEFSTYVAIERGVARDALRKLNAGKIKGKRVKVRLMDE; from the coding sequence ATGACCCAGCCGACCGCCACGCCCTTCAGCGCGCTGCCGCTGACGCCGGCCACGCTCGCCAACCTCGCCCAGCTCGGTTATGTCGACATGACGCCGATCCAGGCCGCGAGCCTGCCGATCGCGCTGGCCGGCCAGGACCTGATCGCGCAGGCGAAGACGGGCAGCGGCAAGACCGCCGCGTTCTCGCTCGCGCTGCTGGCCCGCCTCGACGCGCGCCGCTTCGACGTGCAGGCGATGATCCTGTGCCCGACGCGCGAACTCGCCGACCAGGTCGCGCAGGAAGTGCGCCGCCTCGCGCGCGCCGAAGAGAACGTGAAGGTGCTGACGCTCTGCGGCGGCACGCCGATGCGCCCGCAGGCGCAGAGCCTCGAGCACGGCGCGCACATCGTCGTCGGCACGCCGGGCCGCATCATGGATCACCTCGATCGCGGCAACCTGAAGCTCGACGCACTGAACACGCTGGTGCTCGACGAAGCCGACCGGATGCTCGACATGGGCTTTTTCGACGATATCGCGAAGGTCGCGCGGATGTGCCCGACGACGCGCCAGACGCTGCTGTTCTCCGCGACCTATCCCGACGGCATCGCGAAGCTGAGCCAGCAGTTCCTGCGCAATCCGAAGGAAGTGAAGCTCGAGGAGCGTCACGACAACAGCAAGATCCGCCAGCGCTTCTACGAAGTGACGGAGAACGAGCGTCTGCATGCGGTGGGCCAGTTGCTGAACCATTACCGGCCGGTAAGCACGATCGCGTTCTGCAACACGAAGCAGCAGTGCCGCGACCTGCTCGACGTGCTGCACGCGCAGGGCTTCCACGCGCTCGCGCTGCACGGCGAGCTCGACCAGCGCGAGCGCGACCAGGTGCTGATCCAGTTCGCGAACCGCAGCTGCTCGGTGCTGGTGGCAACCGACGTCGCCGCGCGCGGGCTCGACATCGCGCAGCTCGAGGCCGTGATCAACGTCGACGTGACGCCCGATCCCGAAGTACACGTGCACCGCATCGGCCGGACGGGCCGCGCGGATCAGGACGGCTGGGCGCTGAGCCTCGCGAGCATGGACGAGATGGGCCGCGTCGGGGCGATCGAGCAGGCGCAGAAGCGCGACGTCGAATGGCATCCGCTCGCCGAGCTGAAGGCCGACGCCAACGAACCGCTGCTGCCGCCGATGGAAACGCTGCAGATCCTCGGCGGGCGCAAGGACAAGATCCGCCCGGGCGACGTGCTCGGCGCGCTGACCGGCGACGCCGGGTTCGACGGCAAGCAGATCGGCAAGATCAACGTGACCGAGTTCTCGACCTATGTCGCGATCGAGCGCGGCGTCGCGCGCGACGCGCTGCGCAAGCTCAATGCGGGGAAGATCAAGGGCAAGCGGGTCAAGGTCCGGTTGATGGACGAGTGA